The Patescibacteria group bacterium genome has a segment encoding these proteins:
- a CDS encoding ATP-dependent Clp protease ATP-binding subunit, producing MASTIAGYAGLYYPQRDLMASQLAKKKTPDPLGLIACPVCDGLGQTAQGRRRTVCRNCRGEAMLGWHDQRALYWGRAIDSMSLWLESSGRMLRRLVDTVLILCALVGITLGIIKFAETQINFEHIRSLLKESDPEYFLFWLGILALEIWLYRHFRQRHYQPEAQPYSTAITSIQDINYDFIKKLPKKHWVRVSGRYSGEAIELVDTAFKRAWHRRHKQLTALHLLSVMIEQKSMKALFARLGLNPAQVEEKVERQLAKYPKQETGADPEISNEYRSVLFIAFEEAIERGSQVVEVPDIMTALLRTTKESQAIMVDMGIDLDDMRNVVMWVHIQRELTAYMRHYATHARLKPKGAMNRSMTAVATPFLNRFSVDMTMLAKSGRLDYCVGRNDDLEILFRTVETNGCGAILVGNPGVGRKTIIAGLAQRMVAESVPPMFQDKRLVSLSIGELVAGASAPGEIEERLLHVFAEVSRSGNIIIFIDDIHNLVGVTSQGGKGFDLASVLAEHLNRLSLIVIGVSDPINYRRYLEQRPLSALLQKLPIDEMDAMRTTYVLESKVGELEYRNKVYFTYAALANVIAMSRRYIADRYMPEKAVRLLEETAAYVRRTYGKDVMVTAEHVAEIVSQKMKVPVTAITQKESDKLLHLEDRIHERMVDQSEAVSMVAAALRRARAELRDIKRPIANFMFLGPTGVGKTELSKTVAEVYFGSEKNMVRLDMSEYQDISSISRLIGDTAGGGVEGGYLTEAVRRTPYTMLLLDEIEKAHPDILNLFLQIMDEGRLTDSLGRTIDFSNVILIATSNAGTPLIQQRTKEGVPVNAIRDELINDELTKHFPPEFINRFDGVMVFKPLSHEDLLKIAKLLIAQVVSRLEEKGITLKATDEALRELVEQGYDPLYGARPLRRVIQNTVDNALANYLLQGKLTRRDVAVLEAGGYIRIEKAEEL from the coding sequence ATGGCTAGCACTATTGCCGGCTACGCTGGTCTTTATTATCCGCAACGCGATCTAATGGCTTCCCAATTGGCAAAAAAGAAAACTCCCGACCCGCTTGGATTAATCGCTTGTCCGGTTTGCGATGGATTGGGCCAGACAGCCCAGGGTCGGCGTAGAACTGTTTGTCGGAATTGTCGGGGTGAGGCAATGCTAGGTTGGCACGATCAGCGGGCGCTGTATTGGGGGCGGGCGATAGACAGCATGAGTTTGTGGCTGGAATCCTCCGGCCGGATGTTGCGCCGTTTGGTGGATACCGTACTGATTCTATGCGCTTTGGTCGGGATCACGCTTGGGATAATAAAATTTGCTGAAACACAAATTAACTTTGAGCACATCCGATCCTTATTGAAAGAATCCGACCCGGAATATTTTCTATTCTGGCTGGGAATATTAGCTTTGGAAATTTGGCTGTATCGCCATTTCAGACAGCGCCACTATCAACCCGAGGCGCAGCCCTATAGTACGGCCATTACGTCGATCCAGGATATAAATTATGACTTTATTAAAAAGCTGCCCAAAAAACATTGGGTGCGCGTATCTGGGCGATACTCCGGTGAGGCGATTGAGCTGGTTGATACGGCTTTCAAGCGCGCTTGGCATCGCCGGCATAAACAGTTGACCGCGCTGCACCTGCTGTCAGTCATGATCGAACAAAAATCAATGAAAGCGTTGTTTGCCCGGTTAGGTCTTAACCCCGCTCAAGTTGAGGAAAAAGTCGAAAGACAGCTGGCCAAATATCCCAAGCAAGAGACCGGCGCAGATCCGGAAATATCCAACGAATACCGGAGTGTATTGTTCATAGCCTTCGAGGAGGCGATTGAACGAGGCAGCCAAGTAGTTGAAGTGCCCGATATTATGACCGCTCTGTTGCGCACCACTAAGGAATCGCAAGCGATTATGGTGGATATGGGAATAGACTTGGATGATATGCGCAATGTGGTTATGTGGGTGCACATTCAACGCGAACTGACCGCCTACATGCGTCATTACGCCACACACGCCCGATTGAAACCCAAAGGCGCCATGAATCGGTCCATGACCGCTGTGGCAACGCCGTTTCTTAACCGGTTTAGCGTTGACATGACCATGTTGGCGAAGTCGGGTCGGCTGGATTATTGCGTTGGGCGTAACGACGATTTGGAGATCCTGTTTCGGACTGTAGAAACTAACGGATGCGGAGCCATTTTGGTAGGGAATCCCGGCGTGGGTCGAAAGACTATAATTGCTGGGTTGGCTCAACGAATGGTCGCGGAAAGCGTCCCGCCGATGTTCCAGGATAAACGACTGGTCAGTCTCAGTATCGGCGAGCTGGTGGCCGGAGCCTCGGCGCCGGGTGAGATCGAGGAACGACTTCTTCATGTTTTTGCCGAAGTCAGCCGGTCGGGGAACATTATCATATTTATTGATGATATTCACAATCTAGTCGGCGTGACGTCGCAGGGCGGTAAAGGATTTGATTTAGCCAGCGTATTGGCTGAACATCTTAATCGTCTGTCTCTGATCGTGATTGGCGTATCCGACCCGATAAACTATCGGCGCTATTTAGAGCAGCGTCCGTTGAGCGCGTTATTGCAGAAACTGCCCATCGATGAAATGGACGCGATGCGCACCACATATGTTTTGGAATCAAAAGTCGGTGAATTGGAGTACCGCAATAAGGTTTATTTCACTTACGCGGCGCTGGCCAACGTTATCGCCATGTCACGCCGATACATTGCCGACCGGTATATGCCCGAGAAAGCCGTCCGGTTACTAGAAGAAACTGCGGCTTACGTACGCAGAACATACGGAAAAGACGTAATGGTCACCGCCGAACACGTGGCTGAAATTGTCTCCCAGAAGATGAAGGTGCCGGTTACGGCTATTACCCAGAAAGAGAGCGACAAATTGCTCCACCTCGAAGACCGCATCCACGAACGCATGGTGGATCAGTCCGAGGCGGTAAGCATGGTAGCGGCTGCTTTGCGCCGGGCGCGTGCTGAACTGCGCGATATCAAGCGCCCGATTGCCAATTTCATGTTCTTAGGGCCGACCGGCGTGGGCAAAACCGAGCTGTCCAAGACTGTGGCTGAGGTGTATTTCGGGTCCGAGAAGAACATGGTCCGGCTCGATATGTCCGAATATCAGGACATTTCCAGCATCAGCCGCCTGATCGGTGACACAGCTGGCGGAGGCGTCGAAGGCGGGTATCTCACCGAAGCAGTCCGCCGTACGCCTTATACGATGTTATTGCTGGATGAAATCGAAAAAGCCCATCCTGATATTCTCAACCTTTTCCTGCAGATAATGGACGAAGGCCGATTGACAGACTCGTTGGGACGGACGATCGATTTTAGCAATGTGATCCTGATCGCTACCTCAAATGCCGGGACTCCGCTGATACAACAGCGCACAAAGGAAGGCGTACCCGTGAACGCGATCCGGGACGAACTGATCAACGACGAACTGACTAAACACTTTCCACCGGAATTTATCAATCGGTTTGACGGCGTGATGGTGTTTAAGCCGCTGAGCCACGAAGATTTACTCAAGATCGCCAAATTGTTGATTGCCCAAGTGGTATCACGGTTGGAAGAAAAGGGGATCACGCTCAAAGCCACTGATGAGGCGCTGCGGGAGCTGGTGGAGCAAGGCTATGACCCGCTTTACGGCGCGCGGCCATTACGGCGGGTGATCCAGAACACAGTCGACAACGCGCTGGCCAATTATTTACTGCAGGGCAAATTAACCCGGCGCGATGTAGCGGTGCTGGAGGCGGGCGGGTATATTAGGATTGAGAAGGCGGAAGAGTTGTAG
- the tgt gene encoding tRNA guanosine(34) transglycosylase Tgt yields MIRVVYRIKKLSQRSRARIGRLTTAHGVVPTPAFMPIATRGSVKTLSGTDLRIIGADIILANTYHLLLQPGLPVLRKFGGLHKFMDWSGPILTDSGGFQVFSLSRHRQITGTGVDFKDPVNGNKYCLTPASVLKIQDTIGSDIRMVLDECVGYPSSEATAQDAVARTTKWAKRSIGPASSSKNLTFGIVQGSVYPELRRRSLVEITALEFDGFALGGLAVGEPETDMLRIIEEFASLLPSNRPRYIMGYGRPEQIVAAVRAGADMFDCVLPSRNARHGYLYVWSQPKPRLTNKFYSIVRIQQSSYRADAKPIDPYCTCPTCQTYSRAYVRHMFNIGDPLGLRLATIHNVNFYLELMRRIRQAIEMEQI; encoded by the coding sequence GTGATTAGGGTGGTTTATCGGATAAAAAAACTATCTCAACGAAGCCGGGCTCGGATCGGACGATTGACCACGGCGCACGGAGTTGTGCCGACGCCGGCCTTCATGCCGATTGCCACTCGCGGCTCGGTTAAGACGCTGTCCGGCACGGACTTGCGAATAATTGGTGCGGACATTATCTTGGCCAATACGTATCACTTGCTCTTGCAGCCCGGATTGCCTGTGTTGCGTAAGTTTGGCGGTTTGCACAAGTTTATGGATTGGTCCGGCCCGATATTAACTGACTCGGGCGGCTTTCAGGTGTTCAGTTTATCCCGTCACCGCCAGATCACCGGTACGGGGGTAGATTTCAAGGACCCCGTCAATGGCAATAAATATTGTTTAACGCCGGCTAGCGTTCTAAAAATACAAGACACAATCGGATCGGACATCCGCATGGTGTTGGACGAGTGCGTTGGTTATCCCTCGAGCGAAGCTACCGCTCAAGACGCCGTTGCCAGAACCACAAAATGGGCGAAGCGTTCTATCGGGCCGGCTAGCTCATCAAAAAATCTAACCTTTGGTATTGTCCAGGGCTCCGTCTATCCTGAGCTGCGGCGACGCAGCCTGGTTGAAATCACGGCACTAGAGTTTGATGGTTTTGCGCTGGGTGGTTTGGCGGTAGGTGAGCCGGAAACAGATATGTTACGCATAATCGAAGAGTTCGCATCTCTGCTGCCGTCAAATCGACCCAGATACATCATGGGCTATGGACGACCGGAACAGATCGTTGCGGCTGTTCGAGCCGGAGCGGATATGTTTGATTGTGTTTTGCCATCACGAAATGCGCGCCACGGCTATCTGTATGTCTGGAGCCAGCCCAAACCACGATTGACTAATAAGTTCTATTCGATAGTAAGAATTCAACAATCGAGCTACCGAGCCGACGCGAAGCCGATCGATCCATATTGTACCTGTCCCACCTGCCAAACATATAGCCGGGCTTACGTCAGACATATGTTCAATATTGGCGACCCATTGGGTTTGCGCTTAGCGACGATACACAACGTTAATTTTTATCTGGAGCTAATGCGCCGGATACGCCAGGCTATCGAGATGGAACAGATTTAA
- a CDS encoding pitrilysin family protein yields the protein MGYKKEVLKNGLRLITVPLKDATTVTLLVLTKVGSRHEPPSVNGVSHFIEHLMFKGTTRRPTTRDISKELDAVGAEYNAFTGKDHTGYYIKIEANKLPMALDVLSDMLQHSKFDKAEIDRERGVIVEEINMYEDNPIMFIEDIFESTVFGKQHPLGQMIAGPRQVIRTVTRREILSYRDRHYHTRNMVVVMAGKIPPRSAQMITRAFNHLNIAKTHPAPATSLTKQTIPRLIIMSRTTEQIQLCLGFLALSMYDSNIYALALLSVILGGNMSSRLFINIREKRGLCYFIKASANGYEDTGTFVIQAGLDKSRLDQAVAAILDELKRVKDAVVTAEELKQAREYLRGRMLLDLEDTGHLASWYGQQEIFKKKILTPEERYRKLEAVTAGQIQRVANSIFRRSALSLALIGPGGNKAELLSTIKKSL from the coding sequence ATGGGATATAAGAAAGAGGTTCTAAAGAACGGTTTACGTTTGATCACGGTGCCGCTAAAAGACGCTACCACGGTAACGCTGTTGGTATTAACAAAAGTCGGTTCGCGCCACGAACCGCCATCAGTTAATGGCGTGTCGCATTTTATCGAACATTTAATGTTCAAAGGTACCACGCGGCGGCCGACCACACGGGATATCTCAAAAGAATTGGACGCGGTCGGTGCCGAATACAATGCATTCACGGGCAAGGATCACACGGGTTACTATATCAAAATTGAAGCCAATAAACTGCCGATGGCGCTGGATGTGCTGTCGGATATGTTGCAGCACTCGAAGTTTGACAAAGCTGAAATCGATCGGGAACGGGGCGTGATTGTCGAAGAAATTAATATGTACGAAGATAACCCGATTATGTTTATCGAGGATATTTTCGAATCAACTGTGTTTGGCAAACAACATCCACTGGGCCAAATGATTGCCGGTCCACGCCAGGTGATCCGTACCGTGACCCGGCGGGAAATATTGTCGTATCGTGACCGGCACTACCACACCCGAAATATGGTGGTAGTTATGGCTGGCAAAATACCGCCGCGTTCCGCTCAGATGATTACTCGGGCCTTCAATCATTTAAACATTGCTAAGACCCATCCAGCGCCAGCCACCAGTCTGACCAAACAAACAATTCCACGCCTGATAATTATGTCACGCACAACGGAGCAGATACAGTTATGTCTGGGGTTCCTCGCGTTATCAATGTACGACTCAAATATCTACGCACTGGCACTTTTGAGCGTGATACTCGGCGGTAATATGAGCTCGCGATTATTCATAAACATTCGGGAGAAGCGGGGGCTGTGTTACTTTATCAAAGCCAGCGCCAACGGGTATGAAGATACCGGCACCTTTGTAATTCAGGCCGGCTTAGACAAGTCGCGGCTGGATCAGGCGGTAGCGGCGATATTGGATGAGTTGAAGCGTGTCAAAGACGCGGTTGTTACGGCCGAAGAATTGAAACAAGCCCGCGAGTATTTACGCGGTCGGATGCTGTTGGATCTGGAGGATACGGGTCATTTGGCATCGTGGTATGGCCAACAGGAGATTTTCAAGAAGAAGATCCTCACGCCGGAAGAGCGTTATCGAAAATTAGAAGCTGTCACCGCGGGACAAATTCAGCGGGTGGCTAATTCTATCTTCCGCCGGTCAGCCCTATCGTTGGCACTGATCGGTCCGGGGGGCAACAAGGCAGAATTACTGTCTACTATCAAAAAATCGCTCTAA
- the metG gene encoding methionine--tRNA ligase, whose protein sequence is MNKFYITTPIYYVNDKPHIGSAYTTLAADVLARHYRLTGQDVFFLTGTDEHGAKVAASAAAAGQTPQEFANVTAELFALAWKNLNIKYDYFIRTTDERHETAVIKFLQKLHDRDALYKDTYRGLYCVGCERFMNDSELVDGKCPDHRTIPKKIKEDNYFFKLNDYLSKVEELVRNDEILIEPPERKLEVLGLFKQKLPEFSVSREHVEWGIRLPFDAKQHCYVWVDALINYLSAIGYGDDADDYAKWWPADLHLMAKDILKFHAIYWPALLMAVNEPMPKRLYVHGFFSIDGAKMSKSIGNVIDPNDLVTKYGVDGARYLLLTQFPFGQDGDVKAGLFTEKFNADLANGLGNLVSRTAKLIEKHDVALTVVKNIEGSELVQRVSASLGRLAFDQGLKDIWAYIADTNKYLDTEAPWKLGTDQTEKIAQVLTITAGRIREVAAALRPFLPETSLKITQQLSGPKVKKLEGLFPRLT, encoded by the coding sequence ATGAATAAATTCTACATCACCACCCCAATCTACTACGTTAATGACAAACCACACATTGGATCTGCCTATACCACGCTGGCAGCTGACGTGTTAGCGCGACACTATCGCCTGACTGGACAGGATGTTTTCTTTCTGACCGGTACGGACGAACACGGCGCCAAGGTTGCCGCCAGTGCCGCTGCGGCCGGCCAGACACCGCAGGAATTTGCGAACGTGACTGCGGAGCTCTTCGCACTGGCTTGGAAAAATCTCAATATCAAATACGATTACTTCATTAGAACCACCGACGAGCGACACGAGACGGCGGTGATTAAGTTTCTTCAGAAGCTGCACGATCGCGATGCGTTGTACAAGGATACATATCGAGGATTGTATTGTGTCGGTTGTGAAAGATTTATGAACGACTCGGAGTTAGTCGATGGAAAATGCCCCGATCATCGGACAATCCCGAAGAAGATAAAAGAAGATAACTACTTTTTCAAACTGAACGACTATCTATCCAAAGTCGAGGAATTAGTTCGCAACGATGAAATACTGATTGAACCGCCCGAACGCAAGCTGGAGGTGTTGGGATTGTTCAAGCAAAAACTGCCGGAATTTTCTGTCTCGCGCGAACACGTGGAATGGGGGATCCGGTTACCATTCGACGCTAAACAGCATTGTTACGTATGGGTGGACGCTCTGATAAACTATCTGTCTGCAATTGGTTACGGTGATGATGCTGATGATTATGCCAAATGGTGGCCGGCTGATTTACACTTGATGGCCAAAGACATTTTGAAATTCCACGCCATCTATTGGCCGGCGCTATTGATGGCCGTTAACGAACCAATGCCGAAACGGCTGTATGTGCATGGTTTTTTTTCAATCGATGGTGCCAAGATGAGCAAATCGATCGGCAACGTAATCGATCCCAACGATTTGGTGACAAAATACGGTGTTGACGGTGCGCGCTACCTGCTGTTAACCCAATTCCCATTCGGCCAGGATGGCGATGTCAAAGCCGGTTTATTTACGGAAAAGTTCAACGCCGATCTGGCCAATGGTCTGGGAAATCTGGTTAGCCGAACGGCGAAACTAATAGAAAAGCATGACGTGGCGCTAACAGTTGTAAAAAATATTGAGGGTTCGGAATTAGTACAGCGTGTTTCGGCCAGCCTGGGGCGTTTGGCGTTTGACCAAGGTCTAAAAGATATCTGGGCTTATATCGCCGATACCAATAAGTATCTCGACACTGAGGCGCCATGGAAGCTGGGTACCGATCAGACCGAGAAAATCGCGCAGGTACTGACAATCACAGCGGGAAGAATACGCGAAGTTGCGGCGGCCCTGAGACCGTTTCTGCCCGAGACATCGTTGAAAATCACTCAACAGTTATCCGGCCCGAAAGTAAAAAAACTTGAGGGATTGTTCCCTCGTTTGACATAA
- a CDS encoding AI-2E family transporter, with protein MSERPTQNLSISTSSILKIIFILIGLWLLYVIRNVIGILFVSLILTAGITPWVDWMEKRKIPRVVGTIFLYAILLGLFSLIVILIIPPLTEQIGQIISAFPQYYDKIIQGFERLKNVSPESGLVNSIQQSLQTVNNSLSKVAGGIFSGLVTVFGGFASFLSIMVITFYLSQERNNGKKIIQSIAPAQYQPYLAQLTNRISLKLGSWLRGQLLLCVIIFIVSYIGLTILGVHYALVLALIAGFFEFIPFVGPVVAAVPALFLSFAQSPIKALLVLILYIVIQQLENQLIVPKVMQKSTGLNPVIVIIAMLIGARLGGIIGVMLAVPTAAIIQVFTSDFFGQKKERESQLEEAEP; from the coding sequence ATGTCCGAACGGCCCACCCAAAATCTCAGTATTTCGACCAGCTCAATCTTAAAAATCATATTTATCCTGATTGGATTGTGGCTGCTTTATGTAATTCGCAATGTTATCGGGATCCTGTTCGTTTCGTTAATATTAACGGCGGGTATCACTCCCTGGGTCGACTGGATGGAAAAACGCAAGATACCCCGTGTGGTCGGGACAATATTTTTATACGCGATATTGCTCGGTTTGTTCAGCTTGATAGTAATATTGATTATCCCACCGCTGACCGAACAAATCGGACAAATTATATCGGCCTTCCCACAATATTATGACAAAATTATTCAAGGCTTCGAACGTCTGAAGAACGTCAGCCCGGAGAGCGGCCTAGTCAATAGTATTCAGCAGTCCTTACAGACGGTCAATAACAGTTTGAGTAAGGTGGCCGGCGGCATCTTCTCGGGACTGGTCACGGTGTTCGGTGGATTTGCGTCTTTTCTGAGTATTATGGTGATTACGTTTTATTTGAGCCAGGAGCGCAACAACGGAAAGAAGATTATTCAGTCCATTGCCCCGGCACAATACCAGCCATATTTGGCCCAGCTAACCAATCGGATATCGCTTAAATTGGGGTCCTGGCTGCGCGGCCAACTGTTGCTCTGCGTAATTATTTTTATTGTTTCATACATCGGTCTGACTATTTTGGGAGTTCATTACGCTCTAGTGCTGGCCTTGATTGCTGGATTCTTCGAGTTTATTCCCTTTGTCGGTCCAGTGGTGGCCGCCGTGCCGGCGCTGTTCCTTAGTTTTGCGCAATCACCCATAAAGGCGTTACTGGTTCTGATACTGTATATCGTAATTCAGCAACTGGAGAACCAGCTGATTGTGCCTAAAGTGATGCAAAAATCTACCGGCCTGAACCCGGTGATTGTAATAATTGCCATGCTGATTGGCGCTCGATTGGGCGGGATTATTGGGGTTATGCTAGCTGTACCGACGGCCGCAATCATTCAGGTTTTCACCAGCGACTTTTTTGGGCAGAAGAAGGAGAGAGAAAGTCAATTGGAAGAGGCCGAACCCTAA
- the rsmI gene encoding 16S rRNA (cytidine(1402)-2'-O)-methyltransferase encodes MSGQLYIVATPIGNLGDITARAAEILKKADIIACEDTRHTIRLLEHLGIRKTLISYHQHSHQTKVGQLIDHLKKGETVAVVSDAGTPGVNDPGNLLVRQVIEQTDGSVQISAIPGPCALVAAASISGLPTDRFTFLGFMPHKKGRETLLKQIAANDETNIFYESTHRIMKTLERLNELLEPDRPMVITRELTKKFEERIGETVGACLERLKSHPESQKGEFVVIVGAK; translated from the coding sequence ATGTCCGGGCAGCTGTATATAGTTGCCACGCCGATCGGCAACCTGGGCGATATAACAGCTAGAGCGGCGGAAATATTAAAGAAAGCTGACATAATCGCCTGTGAAGATACCCGCCATACCATTCGGCTATTGGAGCATTTGGGTATTCGCAAGACATTAATCAGCTATCATCAACACAGCCACCAAACCAAAGTCGGACAGCTGATTGATCATTTGAAAAAAGGCGAAACGGTAGCGGTCGTATCGGACGCGGGCACACCCGGCGTTAATGACCCCGGTAATTTGTTGGTGCGTCAAGTGATCGAACAAACCGACGGGAGCGTTCAGATTTCGGCCATTCCAGGACCGTGCGCATTGGTGGCGGCAGCCAGTATTTCCGGATTACCAACCGATCGGTTCACTTTTCTGGGATTTATGCCCCACAAAAAAGGTCGCGAGACACTATTGAAGCAAATTGCGGCTAATGATGAAACGAATATTTTCTACGAATCAACCCACCGGATTATGAAAACGCTGGAACGATTAAATGAGTTGTTGGAACCGGACCGACCGATGGTGATCACCCGCGAGCTGACCAAAAAGTTCGAAGAACGCATTGGCGAAACAGTTGGCGCGTGTCTGGAACGTTTGAAATCACATCCCGAGAGCCAAAAAGGCGAGTTTGTCGTAATAGTTGGTGCCAAATAG
- a CDS encoding glycine--tRNA ligase has protein sequence MKTPNDTMEKIVSLAKRRGFIFPSAEKYGGLSGFWDWGPLGVELKNNIKKAWWKKFVQERGDVVGLDSAIITNPKVWEASGHVKGFADKLLECKKCHSRYREDDLLENKKCRNCNGQDFIEGREFNLMFRTSVGPVEDGGSAAYLRPETAQNIFINFEQVVQTSRKRLPFGIAQIGKAFRNEITPGNFIFRSREFEQMELEYFVKPGEDDKWFDYWVKEAIRWFHDLGMKSEHLRQQPQAKAELAHYSKATIDLEYHWPFDKGWGELIGIANRTDFDLKAHGLKYKDDAAEIVPYVIEPSFGVERSALAFLIDAYEEIEGGRTTTTESNKENEVVLRLHKSLAPYKVAVLPLSKKEPLAGQAQKLCDELRKKYMCAYDDVASIGRRYRRQDEIGTPYCVTVDFETEQDKAVTVRDRDTMEQVRVPIAEINDYLAKQYDGI, from the coding sequence ATGAAGACACCAAACGACACCATGGAAAAGATTGTTTCGCTCGCCAAACGGCGGGGTTTTATTTTTCCTTCAGCCGAAAAATACGGCGGATTGAGCGGTTTCTGGGACTGGGGTCCGCTGGGCGTCGAGTTGAAAAATAACATCAAAAAGGCCTGGTGGAAGAAGTTTGTCCAAGAACGGGGTGATGTGGTGGGTTTAGATAGCGCCATTATTACCAACCCAAAAGTATGGGAGGCGTCGGGTCATGTCAAAGGTTTCGCCGATAAACTGTTAGAATGCAAAAAATGCCACAGCCGCTATCGGGAGGATGATCTACTGGAAAACAAGAAATGTCGGAATTGCAACGGACAAGATTTCATCGAAGGTCGGGAGTTTAATCTGATGTTTCGAACCTCGGTCGGACCGGTGGAGGACGGCGGTTCAGCGGCCTATTTGCGTCCCGAGACCGCGCAGAATATATTTATTAACTTCGAACAAGTAGTTCAAACCAGCCGGAAGCGCCTGCCGTTTGGTATTGCGCAGATTGGCAAAGCATTTCGTAACGAAATCACGCCGGGAAATTTTATTTTCCGATCGCGTGAATTCGAACAAATGGAACTGGAGTATTTCGTCAAACCCGGCGAGGATGATAAATGGTTTGATTATTGGGTGAAAGAAGCCATACGATGGTTCCACGATTTAGGTATGAAATCCGAACACTTGCGTCAACAGCCGCAGGCCAAAGCGGAACTGGCTCACTACTCAAAAGCCACGATTGACCTGGAATATCACTGGCCCTTTGACAAGGGTTGGGGCGAGTTGATTGGCATTGCCAACCGAACCGACTTTGATCTCAAGGCGCACGGTTTAAAGTACAAAGATGATGCGGCTGAAATCGTACCATATGTAATTGAGCCGTCATTCGGTGTTGAGCGATCCGCGCTGGCTTTCTTGATTGATGCCTACGAAGAAATTGAGGGCGGGCGTACCACCACCACTGAAAGCAACAAGGAAAATGAAGTCGTGTTGCGGTTGCACAAGAGTTTGGCGCCATACAAAGTGGCCGTACTGCCATTGTCAAAAAAAGAACCGCTAGCGGGTCAGGCCCAGAAGCTTTGCGATGAGCTGAGAAAAAAGTATATGTGCGCCTATGACGATGTGGCATCGATTGGCCGACGGTATCGCCGCCAGGATGAAATCGGTACGCCATATTGTGTTACGGTTGATTTTGAAACCGAGCAGGATAAGGCTGTCACGGTGCGCGATCGCGACACGATGGAGCAGGTGAGAGTGCCAATCGCCGAGATTAATGATTATCTAGCCAAACAATACGATGGGATATAA
- a CDS encoding transposase, producing MHLNSQKRVYVENAIYFVTTKTKGNYPYFRDNVLAKLCMSKIFLAQEWMGFVLYGFVVMPDHLHIMIMPAGKYNVSQIMHNIKRNTSRSANIWLPHRYQVGEDDHSYTKMSHNYVGEDDHPRLRKNVTIINMVETKFAWQTSFHDHIIRDERDLFYHLEYINNNPIKHGVVKVGEEYPFMYTDVSYER from the coding sequence ATGCATTTGAATTCACAAAAGCGAGTTTATGTCGAAAACGCGATATATTTCGTAACTACCAAAACCAAGGGAAATTACCCGTATTTTCGAGATAATGTATTAGCAAAGCTTTGTATGTCCAAGATATTCCTGGCGCAAGAGTGGATGGGGTTCGTCTTGTATGGATTTGTTGTAATGCCGGACCATCTTCATATAATGATCATGCCAGCAGGTAAATATAATGTTTCACAAATAATGCACAATATCAAACGTAACACATCAAGAAGCGCCAATATTTGGTTACCTCACCGATACCAAGTGGGTGAGGATGATCACTCATACACAAAAATGTCCCACAACTACGTAGGCGAGGATGATCATCCTCGCCTACGGAAGAATGTAACTATCATCAATATGGTTGAAACGAAATTTGCTTGGCAAACCTCATTCCACGACCACATTATCCGCGATGAACGTGATTTGTTTTACCACTTGGAATATATCAACAATAATCCCATAAAACACGGCGTGGTTAAAGTTGGAGAAGAATACCCATTTATGTATACGGATGTTTCGTATGAACGATAA
- a CDS encoding HD domain-containing protein: protein MESREQQLIDIAKPYLDSARSGDWEHALRVVRWVKELGAGRSDLHLLTAAAYIHDIGWSGIAPKGKIDFDEMLKLEPQAAENSSRLVTRILHNLEYDDSDILVINRLIAAADKHESEKDDEEIIVDSDNLSKLCIEHLNEKYQPESFSKLFRRWDDELDGRIKTTKGREIYPKILEKLKKEASSYHK, encoded by the coding sequence ATGGAATCCAGAGAACAACAACTTATCGATATTGCTAAACCGTATTTAGACTCAGCCCGATCCGGGGACTGGGAACACGCGCTTAGGGTAGTAAGGTGGGTAAAAGAGTTAGGGGCTGGAAGAAGTGACCTGCATTTACTGACAGCCGCGGCGTATATTCACGACATTGGTTGGTCAGGAATAGCCCCAAAAGGAAAGATTGATTTTGATGAAATGCTTAAGCTGGAACCACAAGCTGCGGAAAATTCATCAAGGTTAGTAACAAGAATTTTACACAATTTAGAATATGACGATAGTGATATTCTAGTAATTAATCGATTGATCGCTGCGGCGGACAAGCATGAATCAGAAAAGGATGACGAAGAAATAATCGTAGACTCTGATAATCTAAGTAAGTTGTGCATTGAGCACCTAAATGAAAAATATCAACCAGAAAGTTTTAGTAAACTTTTTAGACGATGGGATGATGAGCTGGATGGAAGAATAAAAACTACGAAAGGCAGAGAAATATATCCAAAAATTCTAGAAAAACTGAAGAAAGAAGCCTCTTCTTATCACAAATGA